In Drosophila nasuta strain 15112-1781.00 chromosome 4, ASM2355853v1, whole genome shotgun sequence, a single genomic region encodes these proteins:
- the LOC132794968 gene encoding glutamate receptor ionotropic, kainate 2 isoform X5, protein MVFQYAVHKLNLDKSLLPNTQVVHHTQYITNDSFQAVQKVCNLIHIGVQAIFSPSNSALAAHINSICAELDIPDIGTGRSTQEFSINVHPSKQYVNYAFIDVIQYLNWTRFGILYEKNYGILALNQLSRSVQSELHIRQVSPTSYFSVLKEFKHKEIHNIIIDTNSADIAILLKNILQQQMNEYKYQYLFTSFDLETFDLEDFKYNFVNITSFRLVDMGDVAVKEILKDIDLYNRRIFKQNQTVFKQQKSAVIETNAALMFDSVYVFAIGLQSIYPLINLSNSTCDDEVPWNGGLSLINYINAVEWKGLTGPIQFKEGQRVQFKLDLIKLKQHSIVKVGEWTPQNHLNITEPSLFFDTGSMNVTLVVITILETPYVMMRYGKNFTGNERFYGFCVDILETVAREVGFDYILDLVPDRKYGAKDPETGQWNGMVAELMKYPASSTLARIETLSSL, encoded by the exons TGTGCAATCTCATCCATATTGGCGTTCAGGCGATCTTTAGTCCGTCAAACTCGGCCTTGGCAGCCCATATCAATTCTATATGTGCGGAGCTTGATATACCAGATATAGGAACAGGTCGGTCAACCCAAGAATTTTCCATCAATGTACATCCATCAAAGCAATATGTAAATTACGCTTTCATCGAtgttatacaatatttaaattggaCAAGGTTTGGAATTTTATATGAAAAGAATTACG GTATATTAGCATTAAATCAACTTTCGCGTTCAGTTCAATCTGAACTGCACATTCGACAAGTATCGCCGACATCGTATTTTTCAGTTCTAAAGGAATTTAAACATAAGGAAATACACAATATAATTATTGACACTAATTCAGCTGATATTGctatattattgaaaaat attCTTCAGCAACAAATGAATGAGTACAAATATCAATACTTGTTTACAAGCTTCGATTTGGAAACGTTTGACCTAGaagattttaaatataactttgTAAATATCACATCATTTCGACTAGTCGATATGGGTGATGTAGCGGTCAAGGAAATTCTTAAGGACATTGATTTATATAATCGAagaatatttaagcaaaatcAAACCGtttttaaacaacaaaaatctgCTGTCATTGag acAAATGCAGCATTAATGTTCGACTCAGTTTATGTGTTTGCCATCGGCTTACAATCAATATATCCTTTGATAAACCTATCAAACTCAACTTGCGACGATGAAGTACCGTGGAATGGGGGTCTAagcttaataaattatattaatgcg GTTGAGTGGAAAGGATTAACAGGTCCCATACAATTTAAGGAAGGACAACGAGTTCAATTCAAATTGGATTTGATCAAATTAAAGCAACACTCCATAGTTAAGGTTGGTGAATGGACGCCCCAAAACCATTTAAATATTACGGAACCATCATTATTCTTCGACACTGGGTCAATGAATGTGACATTAGTTGTTATCACAATACTG GAAACGCCTTACGTTATGATGCGTTACGGAAAAAACTTTACTGGCAATGAACGTTTTTATGGGTTTTGTGTTGATATTTTGGAAACAGTAGCACGTGAGGTGGGATTCGACTACATATTGGACTTGGTGCCAGATCGGAAGTACGGCGCTAAAGATCCAGAAACTGGCCAGTGGAACGGCATGGTCGCAGAGCTTATGAAATAT CCCGCTTCTTCCACCCTCGCCCGTATCGAAACTCTTAGTTCTTTGTAG
- the LOC132794968 gene encoding glutamate receptor ionotropic, kainate 2 isoform X3 — MVFQYAVHKLNLDKSLLPNTQVVHHTQYITNDSFQAVQKVCNLIHIGVQAIFSPSNSALAAHINSICAELDIPDIGTGRSTQEFSINVHPSKQYVNYAFIDVIQYLNWTRFGILYEKNYGILALNQLSRSVQSELHIRQVSPTSYFSVLKEFKHKEIHNIIIDTNSADIAILLKNILQQQMNEYKYQYLFTSFDLETFDLEDFKYNFVNITSFRLVDMGDVAVKEILKDIDLYNRRIFKQNQTVFKQQKSAVIETNAALMFDSVYVFAIGLQSIYPLINLSNSTCDDEVPWNGGLSLINYINAVEWKGLTGPIQFKEGQRVQFKLDLIKLKQHSIVKVGEWTPQNHLNITEPSLFFDTGSMNVTLVVITILETPYVMMRYGKNFTGNERFYGFCVDILETVAREVGFDYILDLVPDRKYGAKDPETGQWNGMVAELMKYKADLAVGSMTITYARESVIDFTKPFMNLGISILFKVPTTQPNRLFSFLNPLAIEIWIYVIAAYLLVSLTIYIVAKLSPMEWQFIIPCDLENITKRNQFSFSDSLWFTIGTLMQQGSDIHPKAVSTRIITSIWGFFSLIIVASYTANLAAFLTVERMMNPIENADDLASQTEISYGTLESGSTMTFFRDSMIETYKKMWRIMDNKRQLAFTTTYEDGIRRVNQGNYAFLMESTMLDYIVQRDCNLTQIGGLLDTKDRRQHKHKQRI, encoded by the exons TGTGCAATCTCATCCATATTGGCGTTCAGGCGATCTTTAGTCCGTCAAACTCGGCCTTGGCAGCCCATATCAATTCTATATGTGCGGAGCTTGATATACCAGATATAGGAACAGGTCGGTCAACCCAAGAATTTTCCATCAATGTACATCCATCAAAGCAATATGTAAATTACGCTTTCATCGAtgttatacaatatttaaattggaCAAGGTTTGGAATTTTATATGAAAAGAATTACG GTATATTAGCATTAAATCAACTTTCGCGTTCAGTTCAATCTGAACTGCACATTCGACAAGTATCGCCGACATCGTATTTTTCAGTTCTAAAGGAATTTAAACATAAGGAAATACACAATATAATTATTGACACTAATTCAGCTGATATTGctatattattgaaaaat attCTTCAGCAACAAATGAATGAGTACAAATATCAATACTTGTTTACAAGCTTCGATTTGGAAACGTTTGACCTAGaagattttaaatataactttgTAAATATCACATCATTTCGACTAGTCGATATGGGTGATGTAGCGGTCAAGGAAATTCTTAAGGACATTGATTTATATAATCGAagaatatttaagcaaaatcAAACCGtttttaaacaacaaaaatctgCTGTCATTGag acAAATGCAGCATTAATGTTCGACTCAGTTTATGTGTTTGCCATCGGCTTACAATCAATATATCCTTTGATAAACCTATCAAACTCAACTTGCGACGATGAAGTACCGTGGAATGGGGGTCTAagcttaataaattatattaatgcg GTTGAGTGGAAAGGATTAACAGGTCCCATACAATTTAAGGAAGGACAACGAGTTCAATTCAAATTGGATTTGATCAAATTAAAGCAACACTCCATAGTTAAGGTTGGTGAATGGACGCCCCAAAACCATTTAAATATTACGGAACCATCATTATTCTTCGACACTGGGTCAATGAATGTGACATTAGTTGTTATCACAATACTG GAAACGCCTTACGTTATGATGCGTTACGGAAAAAACTTTACTGGCAATGAACGTTTTTATGGGTTTTGTGTTGATATTTTGGAAACAGTAGCACGTGAGGTGGGATTCGACTACATATTGGACTTGGTGCCAGATCGGAAGTACGGCGCTAAAGATCCAGAAACTGGCCAGTGGAACGGCATGGTCGCAGAGCTTATGAAATAT AAAGCTGACTTGGCTGTTGGCTCTATGACTATTACTTACGCAAGGGAAAGTGTAATTGATTTCACTAAGCCATTTATGAATCTAGGTATTAGCATATTATTTAAG gTCCCAACAACGCAACCAAATcgattattttcatttttgaatcCATTGGCTATCGAAATATGGATCTACGTGATAGCAGCATATTTGCTTGTATCGTTGACCATATATATTGTCGCAAAGCTTTCACCTATGGAATggcaatttattattccatGTGATTTAGAGAATATAACAAAACGCAATCAGTTTTCGTTTTCGGATAGTTTGTGGTTTACAATTGGAACGTTGATGCAACAAGGATCCGATATCCATCCAAAAGCGGTCTCTACTCGTATTATTACCAGTATTTGGggatttttttcattaattattgttGCATCGTACACTGCCAACTTAGCAGCATTTTTAACTGTCGAACGAATGATGAATCCTATAGAAAATGCTGATGATTTAGCAAGCCAAACCGAAATATCTTATGGAACCTTAGAGAGTGGATCAACAATGACTTTTTTTCGG GATTCGATGATTGAGACGTACAAAAAAATGTGGCGAATAATGGATAATAAAAGGCAGTTGGCATTTACAACAACTTATGAAGATGGCATACGTCGAGTGAACCAAGGTAACTAcgcatttttaatggaatCCACAATGCTTGACTATATCGTTCAACGGGACTGTAATTTGACACAAATTGGCGGCTTATTAGATACGAAag